From the Kogia breviceps isolate mKogBre1 chromosome 3, mKogBre1 haplotype 1, whole genome shotgun sequence genome, one window contains:
- the PLD4 gene encoding 5'-3' exonuclease PLD4 — MNAKAGSPEVRGTLALLGLSAVTLTYVLWQVFSSSTCGHARPEEGRTASRGLGSSLAWAPLGGEARWHQQNDSCQLVLVESIPQDLLPAAGSPSAQPLAQAWLHLLDAARESVHVASFYWSLTGPDTGVNDSSSQLGEALLQKLQQLLDRNVSLVVATSTPTLVRNSTDLQVLVARGAQVRHVPMGRLTGGVLHSKFWVVDGRHVYVGSANMDWRSLTQVKELGAIIYNCSRLAQDLEKTFQTYWVLGVPEAVLPKPWPRNFSSHINCFQPLRDYFDGVPTTAYFSASPPALCPHGRTRDLDALLAVMRDAREFIYASVMEYFPTTRFSHPARYWPVLDTALRAAAVGRGVRVRLLVSCWLNTDPSMFPYLRSLQALSNPAANVSVDVKVFIVPVRNHSNIPFGRVNHSKFMVTDKAAYVGTSNWSEDYFSSTSGVGLVVSQRAPSTRPGVTAVQEQLRQLFERDWSSRYAVGLDGQAQGQDCVWQG, encoded by the exons ATGAACGCCAAGGCAGGATCCCCAGAG GTGCGGGGGACTCTGGCCCTGCTGGGCCTGAGCGCCGTGACCCTCACCTACGTGCTGTGGCAAGTGTTCTCTTCCTCCACCTGTGGCCACGCGCGCCCCGAGGAAGGGCGCACCGCGTCTCGGGGCCTTGGCTCCAGCCTGGCCTGGGCGCCCCTGGGAGGGGAGGCCCGGTGGCATCAGCAGAACGATTCCTGCCA GCTCGTCCTCGTGGAAAGCATCCCCCAGGACCTGCTGCCTGCAGCAGGCAGCCCGTctgcccagcccctggcccaggCCTGGCTGCACCTGCTGGACGCCGCCCGGGAGAGTGTCCACGTGGCCTCTTTCTACTGGTCCCTCACGGGGCCCGACACTGGGGTCAACGACTCGTCCTCCCAGCTG GGAGAGGCCCTTCTGCAGAAGCTGCAGCAGCTGCTGGACAGAAACGTTTCCCTGGTTGTGGCCACCAGCACCCCGACACTGGTCCGGAACTCCACCGACTTGCAGGTCCTGGTGGCCCGAG GCGCCCAGGTGCGACATGTGCCCATGGGAAGGCTCACCGGCGGCGTTTTGCACTCCAAGTTCTGGGTCGTGGATGGGCGGCACGTCTATGTGGGCAGTGCCAACATGGACTGGCGGTCACTGACACAG GTGAAGGAGCTCGGCGCCATCATCTACAACTGCAGCCGCCTGGCCCAGGACCTGGAGAAGACCTTCCAGACCTACTGGGTGTTGGGGGTGCCCGAGGCTGTCCTCCCCAAACCCTGGCCTCGGAACTTCTCCTCCCACATCAACTGCTTCCAGCCCCTGCGGGACTACTTTGACGGGGTGCCCACCACTGCCTACTTCTCG GCATCGCCGCCCGCACTCTGCCCCCACGGCCGCACCCGGGACCTGGACGCGCTGCTGGCGGTGATGCGGGACGCCCGGGAGTTCATCTATGCCTCAGTGATGGAGTATTTCCCCACGACACGCTTCAGCCACCCCGCCAG GTACTGGCCGGTGCTGGACACGGCGCTGCGGGCGGCGGCCGTCGGCAGGGGTGTGCGCGTGCGCCTGCTGGTCAGCTGCTGGCTCAACACGGACCCCAGCATGTTCCCCTACCTGCGGTCCCTGCAGGCCCTCAGCAACCCCGCGGCCAACGTGTCCGTGGACGTG AAAGTCTTCATCGTGCCTGTGAGGAACCACTCCAACATCCCCTTCGGCAGGGTGAACCACAGCAAGTTCATGGTCACGGACAAGGCGGCCTATGTAG GCACTTCCAACTGGTCCGAAGACTACTTCAGCAGCACCTCGGGGGTGGGCCTGGTGGTCAGCCAGAGGGCCCCCAGCACCCGGCCAGGGGTGACCGCCGTGCAGGAGCAGCTGCGGCAACTATTTGAGCGCGACTGGAGTTCCCGCTACGCTGTGGGCCTGGACGGACAGGCCCAGGGCCAGGACTGCGTTTGGCAGGGCTGA